In Nodosilinea sp. FACHB-141, the DNA window AACCTTGAGGCGGCGATCGCTGCCTACCGGGCGGCCTTGGCCCAAGACGCCGACCACGCCCCCTCGGCCTACGAACTGGGCAGCATGCTGGTCACCCTGGGCCAGATCGATGACGGCATTGCGCTGTTGCAGCAGTCAGTGGCGATCGCACCCACGGTGCTGGGCTACTACGATTTGGGCATTTCCCTGGGTCGCAGTGGTGATCGCAGAGGGGAAATTAACAGCCTCCAGCAGGCGATTGCCCTTCAGCCCGACCACGCTGACTCACACCTCAACCTGGGGTTGTCCTACGCCTACTTGGGCGACATCGCCGCCGCCAAACGGCATCTCACCCAGGCTCGCAACCTCTACCAGGCCCAAATCGAGGCTCTGGAACATGCGCACTTGGGCCGCAACAGCCTGGATGCCCAAATCCTCGATCAAATGATGGCGACCCTCGATCGCTGCGGTGTTGACTGCTGGCGATCGTGACATTAGGGTTGGGCTTTAGGCGTAGAACATCAGCATAAGGTCTAACCCATTCACCACTGACAACCGATATCCTATTCCTCATGGCAGCAGCGCGATCCCTACGTGGCCATCCCAATGGCACCTCGTTACCCGTCCCAGGCTGAGTCTAAAAGATAGTCGAGAGGCTGAGTAAAAATGCTCGTGTGCCAGTAAGCCAAAATTCTGGCTTAAATTGGGACTAAAGTCTTTTGTGCCAGTTGCCAAACTCAACGAGTTTGCATTGAGCAGAAATCGCTGAACTGCCCATTTTGTCGTTGATGGGTTGCGGCGCGGGACAACTAGCCTGGGCCTCTGCTTGGTTCAATTGGGGATTATTTCCGAGCGCTGGAGTTAAACTTGCCCAACTCGGCACTGTGCTGAATTAGGTACCGCTAGCTAGCCCCTTCCTGATAGGTGGCATCGAGCAGCTGGTTCGGCACTTGCTACTGATGGTAGTAGAGAAAGATCAGAGTTTCTTTGATGGTGCGAGTTAGCCTCTCAGATCTGCCGCTCGATATCACGCTCTTCGATGTGGTACGGAACGTCGTCCCTCAGCAATCAAGGGTAGACGAGCGCTCGACGAAGCTGATGTCACCTCGATCGGAGCTTCATCCGGCTCTCAAGCCACGCACTATTGCCTAACGCTTCGGTTGGAGATGGACCAATCACAGCTTTTGGAACCGGTCCAGGAGCAAGAGGTAATCCCGCTACCAGACCTAGGCGATTCGCCCTTCCGCGTTAATTATGAACTGAATCATGTTCCTTTCCAAGTCGACGCTTCACGAACGGTGGGGGTGCTGGCGCTTGCCGCGGTTGAGGGTCAGCTGATGAAGGTGGAGTTGCGGACAATACAAAAGGCACGGTGGCGCATACAGCTAGCATCGAGAGGATTCCTTGCAAGAGCCCGTCGAACCCGGCGTCACGGGCCTTCAACTAGGCGCTCATGTGCTGAGGGTGGGGCATGCGGACGCGCAATCAAGCCTAAACGTTACTCCACTCGACGTTTAGATGCTGCCGTCATTCGTATAGATTGGGATTGCGGTGATGCCTTGCCAATTGCTGTAAGGCTCAGCATGAAATTACAGGTTCGGAGTAAGCGGTGATATTGCTGGTCCAACAAGGTGCGCCAGCCAACCATCCACTCCTCCGCTTTGCTCCGGCGCGGCTGGCGGTTAAACTGGGACGTTAGACTGCTTTAATCCCTAATCAGGACGGTTTAGAAGCATCATTTGTTGATCTCAGTATAAGTTAGCGTAAGGTTATTCACAAATCGTCAAAGTTTTAAATGGACAGGTAGATGTACGAACCGTTTTATACATTTATTCTGAAGATCTTTCCTGAATTTGGTATTGATCCCACTCTCCTGGATCCTTTTCTGAAAGATGTTGAGGTGAAGAAGGGTGATTTTTTATTTCAGCAAGGGGATATCTGCAATTTTATTGGGTTTACTTTGAAAGGTTGCGTTAGAGTCTTCCTTATCAAAGACGAAAAAGAACGTACTTTGTCTTTTCATGCTGAAAACCAAAGCTTTGGCGATTTCAGAAGTTTTCTAAATCAAGAGCCTTCCGAATTCTCGTGTGAGGTAATTGAGCGTTCTAGAATTATCCTGTTTGATCACCGTGCTATGCAGCTTATTGAGAAGCTTCCAGACGGACAGAAGTTTTTGAGGCTCCACGCTGAAGCATTTGCATCTAAGATGCGCGATAAACTAACTTCCCTTTATATGGATACTCCTGAAGAGCGTTACTGTAAACTCCTGGACAATGAACCTGAAATTATTGATCGAGTTTCTAATTATCATTTAGCATCATATCTTGGCATTCAGCCAGAATCCCTCAGTCGTTTGAAGCGGCGCATTTACCAAAGAAGAGTTTCTTAACCCAAGTCAATGACTAAGTAGTAGAGCTAAAGATAGCTTGTCAGTAGGGAAGAACCACAATCCCATCGAGATTCGTGAAAGTTCATCTCCTACTGCTCTTTAGGTATTGGATAGTAAAATGAAGCTACAAGTCTTTTTCTCGCTACTAATTTTGCCTGCTCTATCGTTTTTTAGTTCTGTTACTCCTGCTCATGCTGGAATATGGGATCGAATTCAAGATACTGTTGAGGATGTTGTCGATCCTGGTGGAAATATCAGAGATGCGGTTGAAGCCGTTCAAGACTCGGTAACGTATACCTTTAGAGTTCAAAATGACTCTGGGAGAGAAATGCAATTTAGCATTGGACTAGAATCCTACAGTTTATCTCCAGGGTACTACATGGATATAGTAAGTTACGGTTCTAATGACTTTAAGATGTACAATGCTCCTGATGTAGAAGGATACGAGAATTCTTATGTCTCGTATGATCTTGATAATAACGGAAGCTACAGCATCATAGAAGAAGTGGGAGGTTTTTACGAGCTGTACAGTGAGTGAATCTTTTGGTTTACTAGAAGTGCGATTGCCGACCTTGTAAGAGGGCGTCCGAAAAGCGGTTTGCTGTACTTTGATGACCTGCTGATTCCCCCAGCCCCCTTCTTAAGGGGGCTTAAGTCCGCATTTTTATAGACGCTTGCGGCTTCCCAGAAGGTAAGAGGATTGAGGGGTTTCCTACTGTGACTACGAGAAATAGGACTCTTCAAACCTTCTCTAAGGTCGTTTCTCACTACAACTTTTAATTACTCCATTGATAAATTCTTTTAGAGCGCGTTGAATTTATGGAATTTGAGTAAGCAAGTCTAACTGCCTCGCTGAAACGAATTTAGTCCATCAATGGGATTCCAGAGCTATTTGTGTCCGGTATGCGAGGGAGTTAAACCGCTTGAAATCAACCTATTTTCTTAAATATCTGCTTCGAACGGGCAGATGACCTGCTGGGAGGTATCTGAGGTGGTTGTTGATAAGCCTAATGCTCAATGGTCAATGGCCTTAACTTGCCGGAGGTTGGCGGATTGAGTAGTTGTCTGCGCGCGCGATTGCTGATCTATGCCCATGCAGCCGGATCGTAATTGTCCTACAAGGCGTAGGACAAATTTCGGAACGTTTCACGAAAAAGCTGTCAAGAGAAGCTGTGATACTGCTCTGCGGCGCGGGGCAGCTAGTCATTGCTACTCCTTCTTCTCATCCTTCCGCTGCCCATACCAGTGCGGACATACGGTTATTAACCCTGTGCTTAGAGGCAGACATTGACAGATGTGCGTCCCTTAGACCATCACTTTTAAGATTGGTGTGCTTCAAGCCCTTATGCCCGAAAAACCTAAAGATTTTACTTTGAACTGGATTAGCTTATTCCTGCGTGGCCAATAATTGAATGTCGTGCAGGGGCTAAGGGAATGACCAGTCTAGTTTTTATTCACGGTACTGGGGGTAGGCAAGAGGCCTATGCTGAGACCCTGCAACACATGGAGAAGGCTCTTCAGCAGTGGATGCCAAAAACGGCATTGGTACCATGCCTGTGGGGCAACGCCTTGGGGGCCAAGCTCAGTGCTGGTGGGGCATCGATTCCCAGCTATAGCGAGGCTAAGGGAGGGCAGAGTATCTCTCCTGAAGAAGAGAGCATCCGATTTTGGGAGGCTCTGTACCGAGATCCATTTTATGAAATGCGATTGCTAGGGTTAAGACCAATCCAGGACGACGTAATAGTGCCGGGTCAACTGACCCCTAGCCAACAGCTACAGCGTCGGGTAGAAGCTTTAGCGGAGGCAGATGACCTCCGTGCTCAGCTAGACAAACTGGGCATTGGTCAGGTGTTTTACCAGGCCTGTGACATCATCACAGGGCCTGAGTCCAAGCTCTACCAACGACTATTGGAAACCGCCCCTAGCAATTTAAGCGAAGACTACGCGACGATCGCCCGCGCCATTGTATCGGTCTCTCGCATTCTCTGCAAGAACCAGGATGTTTATCCCTGGCTGCTAGTGAATGATGCCCTGCGTGATCAGGCGGTTGATGCCATTCAGCAGACCCTTAGTGCGGGGGAAGCCGCCATGGGTGTAGGGGATTGGGTCAAGGGTCTGGTTACTGATGTGGCCATGGGACTTGGCACCAACAAAATTCAGCGCCAGCGGGGGGCGATCATGGATGGGGCTTATCCCTTTGCGGGGGATATTTTGATTTATCAGGCCAAGGGCGCTGCCATTCGTCGCTTTATTCGTGACCAGGTCTTAAGTGAAAAAGTAAAGCCCCCGGTGGTGCTCCTAGCCCATAGCTTGGGTGGCATAGCCTGTGTGGATTTGCTGATTGAAGAAGACTTGACCCACAAGGTGGCGGGGCTGATTACGGTAGGTTCCCAAGCTCCTTTCTTCTACGAGATTGGAGCTTTGCAAACCCTCCCCTATGGCCACCCCCTACCTGCTCACTTTCCCACCCAATGGCTGAACATCTACGATTTGCGAGACTTCTTAAGCTATGTGGGCGATCAGCCGGGAGTTTTCCCCGGTCAGGTTGTAGATGTACCTGTTAACAATAAACAGCCCTTTCCTGAAGCTCACGGGGCCTATTGGGCCAACGATGAAACCTGGCAGGCGATCGCAGGGTTTTTGCCATGACCGAACCTACTGTTGACCCCAGTCATGTTCACGCCCTAGTGGTGGGCATCGAGCAGTACCAAGCAGGCCCCGCCTACGACCTCAATGGCCCTGCCCGAGATGCATTGGGTTTTGCCCATTGGTTATTAGCCCATGGGGTACAGCCCGCGAATATTCAGCTTTTTCTGTCACCGTTGGATCAAAATCGCGAGGTACTAGCCGAAGCAGAGACCCAAGGCTTAAGCCCGCAGGAGGCCACTCGGGATCGGATCAGCCGCACCATTACGGATCGCTTTGTTGATCGGGGCGGGCGGGAGAGAAGACTCTATGTATTTTGGGCGGGGCACGGGTTTATCACTAAGCTTGACACCACCACCCGACGGCTGTTATTTGCCGACACCAACACCAGAAACAAATGGAATCTGGATTTTGATACGTTGCTTCAGGCGTTTCAGACTGCTAAGCATGGGGCCGTTTTTCCTCGGCAGATTTTTCTCATTGATGCCTGTGCCAACCCAATGTTTCAAGACTTTTACCCCACCCTCCAGGCGGCGGCGGCAGGGGAGGGGTTTGTGACCAGTGGCACCCAAGGCCAGGCTGAGCAGTTTGCCCTCTTCGCGGCGGCGGAGTATGCCGTAGCGACCAACTTGACCCAGGCAGGAACGGGGCGATTTTCTCGGGCGGTGTTGGAGGAGTTGCAAGCCCAGCCCCTTTGGCCCAACATGCCGGAACTAACCAGCAAGATTAAAGCCAACTTTCGCGATCAGCAGCACCTGGAGCCAGTGTTTTGGTCGGTTTCGCTGGGTAGTGGCGATCGCGAGGTGACTGATACCATTAGCCAAAGAATAACGATTATGCCTGCGCCAGCGATCGCTATGTCTGGATCAGAACGGTTTCAATTAATCAAAACACTCAATGACCTTCCCATTGTGGAGTTCGAGATACTAGTCAACACCTTGAACCCGCCCGGTGGTCTTGTACCACCCAGTAGCGCTGCACAGGGGATACGTTCCTCGGCACTGTTGCAGTGGATCGAGGGGCCAACGGGGCCAGGCCTGAATGAGTTACAGGCGGTGCTGGGACAGGTGATGGTGGGGGCTTCAGCTGCCCAGAAGCTAAATGATTCTGCCAAGCCAAGCACTAACAATATTTCAAGTTCATCCAAAAAAGATCGCCTTCAGAAAGAGATTCAAATGTTAGAAGCTCAGCTTGAGCGATGTTTTTCGAAGCGCCTGTTAACAAACGATCCTGATGCTGAGGTTAAATTTGAGAATCTGGAGAATAAACTAGAGCAAAATATAGCCCTAAAGAAAAGCGAGCTAGAATCACTAAATTAAAATTGCTAAATCTCACAAAACTAGCATCGGTTCTTAAAGGTTTTTAGCTAACAACTGTGGATAAAAGAGAACGACTAGAGAAAGAAATTGCGGCCCTCAAGGCAAGGCTCGATAGATGTTTCGAGAAGCGACTGTCGACCAATGATCCAGAGACGGAAGTTAAGCTGGAAGAACTAGAAGATAAACTTGATGCTGACATCAAGCAAAAAGAACAGGAGCTAGCTCAACTTTCGGATACACCCTTGGACAAGAACCGTAGCGTTCTCAATCTAGAAGAAGGACTTTGTAGCCTTGACT includes these proteins:
- a CDS encoding tetratricopeptide repeat protein, with protein sequence MKASFPYATPATTGLFPNLRSPFLAVTVGLTGVLLAIALWLSPLSLPLPDLTFLSGATAPALPVAYTQGMQLRQTGDLIGARQKLQQAAIADPMAVPVLYQLGRAEFQLGNLEAAIAAYRAALAQDADHAPSAYELGSMLVTLGQIDDGIALLQQSVAIAPTVLGYYDLGISLGRSGDRRGEINSLQQAIALQPDHADSHLNLGLSYAYLGDIAAAKRHLTQARNLYQAQIEALEHAHLGRNSLDAQILDQMMATLDRCGVDCWRS
- a CDS encoding Crp/Fnr family transcriptional regulator: MYEPFYTFILKIFPEFGIDPTLLDPFLKDVEVKKGDFLFQQGDICNFIGFTLKGCVRVFLIKDEKERTLSFHAENQSFGDFRSFLNQEPSEFSCEVIERSRIILFDHRAMQLIEKLPDGQKFLRLHAEAFASKMRDKLTSLYMDTPEERYCKLLDNEPEIIDRVSNYHLASYLGIQPESLSRLKRRIYQRRVS
- a CDS encoding caspase family protein, with the translated sequence MTEPTVDPSHVHALVVGIEQYQAGPAYDLNGPARDALGFAHWLLAHGVQPANIQLFLSPLDQNREVLAEAETQGLSPQEATRDRISRTITDRFVDRGGRERRLYVFWAGHGFITKLDTTTRRLLFADTNTRNKWNLDFDTLLQAFQTAKHGAVFPRQIFLIDACANPMFQDFYPTLQAAAAGEGFVTSGTQGQAEQFALFAAAEYAVATNLTQAGTGRFSRAVLEELQAQPLWPNMPELTSKIKANFRDQQHLEPVFWSVSLGSGDREVTDTISQRITIMPAPAIAMSGSERFQLIKTLNDLPIVEFEILVNTLNPPGGLVPPSSAAQGIRSSALLQWIEGPTGPGLNELQAVLGQVMVGASAAQKLNDSAKPSTNNISSSSKKDRLQKEIQMLEAQLERCFSKRLLTNDPDAEVKFENLENKLEQNIALKKSELESLN